A single Marinitoga aeolica DNA region contains:
- a CDS encoding MBL fold metallo-hydrolase: MNILEFIIRSKALYTTWIYYKPDRLLFDVGEGISAALGNKIYSIEKIFISHSHVDHIAGLWGFINTRNNAMGSREKNLEIYYPKGSKNIEEYLNFIKGMNRYLRFKLITKEIEHGDNIPLKNNRFLRAFKTRHTPGEKSLGFQILERRKKLKSVYSNLSGEEIKKIISEIGKENVLEEYVKKIVTISGDSLPISPDIIEDSDTLIHECTFIKESDRKLRNHTSLNEIKKLLNSIHPKRVILYHISSRYNRLINKVKRDLTENFSDIEFHIVHPEEISII, from the coding sequence GTGAATATTTTGGAATTTATAATTCGATCAAAAGCATTATATACAACCTGGATATATTATAAACCAGATAGACTTTTATTTGATGTTGGAGAAGGAATAAGTGCTGCATTGGGTAATAAAATATATAGTATTGAGAAGATATTTATTTCACATTCACATGTAGATCATATTGCAGGGTTATGGGGATTTATTAATACTCGTAATAATGCAATGGGAAGTCGTGAAAAAAATTTAGAAATATATTATCCTAAAGGGTCCAAAAATATAGAAGAATATTTAAATTTTATTAAAGGAATGAATAGATATTTAAGATTTAAATTAATTACAAAGGAAATTGAACATGGAGATAATATCCCGTTAAAAAATAATAGATTTTTAAGAGCATTTAAAACACGTCATACACCTGGCGAAAAATCTCTTGGATTTCAGATTCTTGAAAGACGAAAAAAATTAAAATCTGTATATAGCAATTTATCAGGAGAAGAAATTAAAAAAATTATTTCAGAAATCGGTAAAGAGAACGTCCTGGAAGAATATGTTAAAAAGATCGTTACTATTAGTGGTGACTCTTTACCTATATCTCCAGATATTATAGAAGATTCTGATACTTTAATTCATGAATGCACCTTTATAAAAGAGTCTGACAGAAAGTTAAGAAATCATACTTCGTTAAATGAAATTAAAAAATTATTGAATTCAATACACCCAAAAAGAGTTATTTTATACCATATATCTAGCAGATATAATAGGTTGATTAATAAAGTTAAAAGAGATTTAACTGAAAATTTTAGCGATATAGAGTTTCACATCGTTCACCCAGAAGAAATTTCTATTATTTAG
- a CDS encoding SPFH domain-containing protein, translating to MYLLGIITLFILILAATSLKIIRPYEKGLIERLGKFHREAQPGLQFIIPFLDRMIKVDMRERVIDVPPQEVITKDNVIVTVDAVIYYEVTEAFRVIYNVSNFEIAAIKLAQTNLRNVIGELELDQTLTSREMINTRLREVLDEATDKWGVKVTRVEIKKIDPPTDIMDAMSKQMKAERMKRAAVLEAEGYKQAAILRAEGDKRSAILKAEGQAESVKRVAEAQKYKYEVEAEGQAHAIINVFNAIHEGKPTTDLLRVKYLEALKEMANGKASKLFIPYDVIGVLGSVATLFEANSAKKDMMNEEKGKEK from the coding sequence ATGTATTTATTGGGTATTATAACGCTATTTATACTTATTTTAGCTGCTACGAGTTTAAAAATTATTAGGCCATATGAAAAAGGTTTGATTGAAAGATTAGGTAAATTTCATAGAGAAGCACAACCAGGGTTACAATTTATTATTCCATTTCTTGACAGAATGATAAAAGTAGATATGAGAGAACGCGTAATTGACGTTCCACCACAGGAAGTTATTACTAAAGATAATGTTATTGTTACTGTAGATGCAGTTATTTATTATGAGGTAACAGAAGCTTTTAGAGTCATATATAATGTAAGTAATTTCGAAATTGCTGCTATAAAATTAGCTCAAACAAATTTAAGAAATGTTATTGGTGAATTGGAATTAGATCAAACATTAACTTCAAGAGAAATGATAAATACTAGATTAAGAGAAGTTCTAGATGAAGCTACTGATAAATGGGGAGTTAAAGTTACAAGAGTTGAAATCAAAAAAATTGATCCTCCAACTGATATTATGGATGCTATGAGTAAACAAATGAAAGCTGAAAGGATGAAAAGAGCTGCTGTTCTTGAAGCAGAGGGATATAAACAGGCCGCTATATTAAGAGCTGAAGGAGATAAAAGATCTGCTATTTTAAAAGCTGAAGGGCAAGCAGAATCAGTTAAAAGAGTTGCAGAAGCACAAAAATATAAGTATGAAGTTGAGGCCGAAGGACAAGCACATGCTATTATAAATGTATTTAATGCTATTCATGAAGGAAAACCTACAACAGATCTTTTAAGAGTAAAATATTTAGAAGCATTAAAAGAAATGGCAAATGGAAAAGCTTCAAAACTATTTATACCTTACGATGTTATTGGTGTCCTTGGTTCAGTAGCTACTTTATTTGAAGCAAATTCTGCTAAAAAAGATATGATGAATGAAGAAAAAGGGAAGGAGAAATAA
- a CDS encoding 3'-5' exonuclease, producing MMYNLDTQVFVSFDLETTGLKPDLGDRIIEIAAIPIFNGKIKRKFEFHTLVNPKIRIPVEGSQFHKLNNKDIENAPTMIEIFPKFKEYIANTILVSHNAKMDMLFLDVAAKESGILPVENYYIDTLEIAKVLLERGPYSLEHLSKKFNIYVGRSHRAYEDALMTAKLFLIFIKKFGLKSLGDFIKKWRG from the coding sequence ATGATGTATAATCTTGATACACAAGTATTCGTATCTTTTGATTTGGAAACTACAGGCTTAAAGCCAGATTTAGGAGATAGAATTATTGAGATTGCTGCAATTCCAATATTCAATGGAAAAATAAAAAGGAAATTTGAGTTTCATACATTAGTTAATCCGAAAATAAGGATTCCAGTTGAAGGTTCTCAGTTTCATAAGTTAAACAATAAAGATATAGAAAATGCACCTACAATGATTGAAATTTTTCCAAAGTTTAAAGAATACATTGCAAATACAATACTTGTTTCTCATAATGCGAAAATGGATATGTTATTTTTGGATGTTGCAGCCAAAGAAAGTGGGATATTACCTGTAGAAAATTATTATATAGACACATTAGAAATTGCAAAAGTTCTTTTAGAGAGAGGACCATACTCATTAGAACATCTTTCTAAAAAATTTAATATTTATGTTGGAAGATCCCATAGAGCTTATGAAGATGCTTTGATGACTGCTAAATTGTTTTTAATTTTTATAAAGAAATTTGGGTTAAAAAGTCTGGGTGATTTTATAAAAAAATGGAGGGGATAG
- a CDS encoding ferritin — protein sequence MISKTMEEALNKQINEEMFSAYLYLSMAAYFEEIGLKGFSNWMRVQYQEETFHAMKMYDYLLSRGGSVKLHAIAEPQKEWNSPLEVFKATLEHEKHITKCINDLVDIAEKERDRATFNFLQWYIDEQVEEEANDEEIIRKLELIKDNPNALFMLDRELASRVFNEPTTKE from the coding sequence ATGATATCAAAAACTATGGAAGAAGCATTAAATAAGCAAATTAATGAAGAAATGTTCTCTGCTTATTTATATTTGTCAATGGCTGCCTATTTTGAAGAAATTGGCTTAAAAGGCTTTTCAAATTGGATGAGAGTACAATATCAAGAAGAAACATTTCATGCAATGAAAATGTATGATTATTTATTATCAAGAGGAGGAAGTGTTAAACTTCACGCAATAGCTGAACCTCAAAAGGAGTGGAATTCACCATTAGAAGTTTTTAAAGCTACTTTAGAACATGAGAAACATATTACTAAATGTATAAATGATTTAGTTGATATCGCAGAGAAAGAAAGAGATAGAGCTACATTTAATTTCTTGCAATGGTATATTGATGAGCAAGTTGAAGAAGAGGCTAATGATGAAGAAATTATACGCAAGCTCGAATTAATAAAAGATAATCCAAATGCTTTATTTATGTTAGATAGAGAATTGGCATCAAGAGTTTTTAACGAACCAACGACAAAAGAATAA
- the rpsR gene encoding 30S ribosomal protein S18, with translation MAFNRRPRRVKKCKLCSMKVEYIDYKNIDLLKDFINEKGKIIPKRLNGNCSKHQRMVKTAIKRARQMALLPFIND, from the coding sequence ATGGCATTTAATAGAAGACCAAGAAGGGTAAAAAAATGTAAATTATGCTCAATGAAAGTTGAATATATCGATTATAAAAATATAGATTTATTGAAAGATTTTATTAATGAAAAAGGTAAAATTATTCCAAAAAGATTAAATGGTAATTGTTCAAAACATCAAAGAATGGTTAAAACTGCTATTAAAAGAGCAAGACAAATGGCTTTATTACCTTTCATAAACGATTAA
- the rplI gene encoding 50S ribosomal protein L9, which translates to MKVMLLKDVAKVGKKGEIVKVSDGYGRNYLIPRGLAIEAKEGEIKHVKKIQEVKNEVKQKRKEKNEKLLKKLQERVYKIKIKSGANGKLFGSITANDIAKLIKESTNVDFDKRWFAEKVGIKEIGLYTLKIKLPEGVKGEIKLKVEPLE; encoded by the coding sequence ATGAAAGTTATGTTATTAAAAGATGTTGCGAAAGTTGGTAAAAAAGGTGAAATTGTTAAAGTTTCTGATGGCTATGGAAGAAATTATTTAATCCCAAGAGGGTTAGCTATTGAAGCTAAAGAAGGAGAAATTAAACATGTAAAAAAAATTCAAGAAGTAAAAAATGAAGTAAAACAAAAAAGAAAAGAAAAAAATGAAAAACTTTTGAAAAAATTACAGGAAAGGGTTTATAAAATAAAAATTAAATCTGGTGCGAATGGCAAATTGTTTGGTTCTATTACAGCAAATGACATAGCCAAATTAATAAAGGAATCTACAAATGTGGATTTTGACAAAAGATGGTTTGCAGAAAAAGTTGGTATTAAAGAAATTGGTTTATATACATTAAAAATAAAATTACCTGAAGGAGTTAAAGGTGAGATTAAGTTAAAAGTTGAACCTTTGGAATAA
- a CDS encoding single-stranded DNA-binding protein: MSYSFNRVILVGRLTRDPEVRMTTSGDKVANFTLAVDRPNWNNDYNGQKTDFIRIVVFGKKAEFAENYLKKGVLILVEGALRINSWRDQNNNYKERAEVSASSIQFMESKASRDAYITDNFENNSQIEVVEPNIEEISDDLDDFSNDDFPQFFPIDDNAEDDTPPNF; encoded by the coding sequence ATGAGTTATTCATTTAATAGAGTCATTTTAGTAGGAAGGCTTACACGTGACCCTGAGGTTAGAATGACTACTTCAGGAGATAAAGTAGCCAATTTCACATTGGCTGTAGATAGGCCAAACTGGAATAATGATTACAATGGTCAGAAAACTGATTTTATAAGAATAGTTGTATTCGGCAAAAAAGCTGAATTTGCAGAAAATTATTTAAAAAAAGGTGTTTTGATTCTCGTAGAGGGTGCTTTGAGAATAAATAGCTGGAGAGATCAAAACAATAACTATAAAGAAAGAGCAGAAGTTTCAGCATCAAGTATTCAATTTATGGAATCAAAAGCTAGCAGAGATGCATATATAACAGATAATTTCGAAAACAACTCTCAAATTGAAGTAGTTGAACCGAATATTGAAGAAATATCAGATGATTTAGACGATTTTTCTAACGATGATTTTCCGCAATTTTTCCCAATAGATGATAATGCGGAAGATGATACTCCGCCAAATTTTTAG
- a CDS encoding PhoH family protein: MVKNFVLDTNVLIHDPKAMFNFQDNNVIIPFPVLEEIDNLKTRGERTGAAAREVNRVLDNLRKKGSLREGIKLENGGTLKIATLEKNGIHIPQYLGKKMDDWILLYAIELKKESNIPTFLVTKDLNLRIKAEAVGIIAQDYLTDRVEYENYFPGFVNLNVDKKLIEKDRINYNLLDLEEEPSPNTYFDLNDGNYYRYSKKEKSLVKLNVSYFTEVFGINPRNREQIFAFDALLNDEIPLVTLVGSAGTGKTLLALAVGLNKVLDEKKYKKLLISKPVVPVGKDIGFLPGSIAEKMKPWLQPIYDNLEFLFQGKGKKPDEYLEKKDILEIEVLSYIRGRSIPEQYMIIDEAQNLTPHEIKTIITRVGENTKIVLTGDPFQIDNPYLGFSSNGLTYVSTKFKDSDLAAHIYLIKGERSELATKAAELL; this comes from the coding sequence ATGGTAAAAAACTTCGTTCTTGATACTAATGTATTAATTCATGATCCAAAGGCTATGTTTAATTTCCAGGATAACAATGTAATTATTCCATTTCCTGTACTTGAAGAAATAGATAATTTGAAAACTAGAGGTGAAAGAACCGGTGCAGCAGCTCGTGAAGTAAATAGAGTTTTAGATAATTTAAGGAAAAAAGGAAGTTTGAGAGAAGGAATAAAATTAGAAAATGGTGGTACTTTAAAAATAGCAACACTAGAAAAAAATGGTATTCATATTCCACAATATTTGGGGAAGAAAATGGATGATTGGATTTTATTATATGCAATAGAATTAAAAAAAGAAAGTAATATTCCTACATTTTTGGTTACAAAAGATTTGAATTTAAGAATAAAAGCAGAAGCAGTAGGGATTATAGCACAGGATTATTTAACTGATAGAGTAGAATATGAAAACTATTTTCCGGGGTTTGTAAATTTAAATGTGGATAAAAAATTAATAGAAAAAGATAGAATAAATTACAATTTATTAGATTTAGAGGAAGAACCATCACCGAATACTTATTTTGATTTAAATGATGGTAATTATTATAGGTATTCAAAAAAAGAAAAATCGTTAGTTAAATTGAACGTGTCATATTTTACAGAAGTTTTTGGTATAAATCCAAGAAATAGAGAACAAATATTTGCTTTTGATGCTCTACTAAATGATGAAATTCCTCTTGTTACGCTTGTGGGGAGTGCAGGTACAGGGAAAACATTATTAGCTTTAGCAGTTGGTTTGAATAAAGTTCTTGATGAAAAAAAATATAAAAAATTGTTGATATCAAAACCTGTAGTTCCTGTTGGAAAAGATATTGGATTTTTGCCTGGCTCTATTGCTGAAAAAATGAAACCATGGCTACAACCAATTTATGACAATCTTGAATTTTTATTTCAGGGAAAAGGTAAAAAACCAGATGAATATCTTGAAAAAAAAGATATATTGGAAATAGAAGTGTTATCCTATATTAGAGGGAGATCAATACCAGAACAATACATGATAATAGATGAGGCGCAAAACTTAACTCCTCATGAAATAAAAACTATAATAACAAGAGTAGGAGAAAATACTAAAATAGTATTAACAGGAGATCCTTTCCAAATAGATAATCCATATTTAGGTTTTTCATCAAATGGGTTAACTTATGTTTCTACGAAATTTAAAGATTCTGATTTAGCTGCACATATATACTTAATAAAAGGTGAAAGATCAGAATTGGCTACTAAAGCTGCAGAACTTTTGTAA
- a CDS encoding family 1 glycosylhydrolase, producing MEKNISFPKGFMWGSTFSSYQIEKMNKKTNWDIWQEKGHIKDGTGLDVLNNINKNLFNEILKLSKEMGYNSLSFSLEWAKIVPEMGFVNYKKLESYKNFILNLKKEGIEPILILNYYTLPVWFEEKGSFGKEENFKFFLEYVELLLKNIGNIVDYYITFFEPGKFIKKTFEDKSFPSYSKYNEKKETFINNIYNLHKQIYVMIKKENRYSKISLTKNIAYEEIEYRKNNILKYMDFFSISYDGDDNFSEGKPIQKDDIGKNINPDEILKNLLKLKIHDKPILILSTGIADENDIYRSIFLIKVLTNIYEALKKNIKVFGFHHKTLFDLFEWENGFSAKYGLYEYDYENIKIHIRSSGKIFSNIINNNGIPSYLEKYTQ from the coding sequence ATGGAAAAAAACATTTCTTTTCCAAAAGGATTTATGTGGGGTAGTACATTTTCTTCTTATCAAATTGAAAAAATGAATAAAAAAACTAATTGGGATATATGGCAGGAAAAAGGCCATATAAAAGATGGTACTGGTTTAGATGTTTTAAATAATATTAATAAAAATTTATTTAATGAAATACTTAAACTTTCAAAAGAAATGGGATACAATTCTTTATCATTTTCGTTAGAATGGGCTAAGATAGTTCCAGAAATGGGATTTGTTAATTATAAAAAATTGGAAAGTTATAAAAATTTTATTCTTAATTTAAAAAAAGAAGGTATAGAACCAATATTAATTTTAAATTACTATACATTGCCAGTGTGGTTTGAAGAAAAAGGAAGTTTTGGTAAAGAAGAAAATTTTAAATTTTTTTTGGAATATGTTGAATTATTGTTGAAAAACATAGGCAATATTGTAGATTATTATATAACTTTTTTTGAGCCAGGTAAATTTATAAAAAAGACATTTGAAGACAAAAGTTTTCCTTCATATAGTAAATATAATGAAAAGAAAGAAACTTTTATAAACAATATTTATAATTTACATAAACAAATTTATGTAATGATAAAAAAAGAAAATAGATACTCAAAGATTTCACTAACCAAAAATATAGCATATGAAGAGATAGAGTATAGAAAAAATAACATATTAAAATATATGGATTTCTTTTCTATTAGTTATGATGGGGATGATAATTTTAGTGAAGGAAAACCTATTCAAAAAGATGATATAGGCAAAAACATAAATCCAGACGAAATACTAAAGAATCTATTAAAACTAAAAATACATGATAAGCCTATATTAATATTATCTACAGGTATTGCGGATGAAAATGATATATATAGATCGATATTTTTGATAAAAGTATTAACAAATATATATGAAGCCTTAAAGAAAAATATAAAAGTTTTTGGTTTCCATCATAAAACATTATTTGATCTTTTTGAATGGGAAAATGGTTTTTCCGCTAAATATGGTTTGTACGAGTATGATTATGAAAATATAAAAATTCATATTAGATCAAGCGGGAAAATATTTTCCAATATAATCAACAACAATGGGATTCCATCATATCTTGAAAAATATACACAATAA
- a CDS encoding DUF4911 domain-containing protein: MQQEVLEYDVYVKVRRKDIHLVTYLLESVDNLMNVRNVIENNLMKIICPKDTLDESLKLINSLKEMTDLEVVRVEPNNGEV, encoded by the coding sequence ATGCAACAAGAAGTATTAGAATATGATGTATATGTAAAAGTAAGGAGAAAAGATATTCATCTTGTTACGTATTTATTGGAATCAGTTGATAATTTAATGAATGTAAGAAATGTTATTGAAAATAACCTAATGAAAATAATATGCCCTAAAGATACATTAGATGAATCGTTGAAATTAATAAATTCATTGAAAGAAATGACAGATTTGGAGGTAGTAAGGGTTGAGCCAAACAACGGCGAAGTCTAG
- the rpsF gene encoding 30S ribosomal protein S6 — protein sequence MKRIYEVMFIVSPELSEEARNTEVEKVKGWIEEKVGGEIQHWERWGMRKLAYRTHQGYTEGDYTWGIFKAEPNKVNELDGLFRINSQNTFRWQVFRREDLEKAEKNKEKKAAESQEVVVEEPVNSEE from the coding sequence ATGAAAAGGATTTATGAAGTAATGTTTATTGTTTCTCCAGAATTATCTGAAGAAGCTAGAAACACTGAAGTAGAAAAGGTAAAAGGTTGGATTGAAGAAAAGGTTGGAGGAGAAATCCAACACTGGGAAAGATGGGGCATGAGAAAATTAGCTTACAGAACCCATCAAGGTTATACTGAAGGCGATTACACTTGGGGCATTTTTAAAGCCGAACCTAATAAAGTAAATGAATTAGATGGACTTTTTAGAATTAACAGTCAAAACACTTTTAGATGGCAAGTATTTAGAAGAGAAGATTTAGAAAAAGCTGAAAAAAACAAAGAAAAAAAGGCAGCTGAAAGCCAAGAGGTTGTTGTTGAAGAACCTGTAAATTCTGAAGAATGA
- a CDS encoding secondary thiamine-phosphate synthase enzyme YjbQ: protein MSIDREVFGNKVKSVTKYLWFNTKKPIEIIHITDEVRNFVRESKVIDGYVMVSAMHLTAAVYINDYESGLIEDIKEWLEKLAPQDYPYKHHRTGEINGHAHLKNLIMHHQIIVPITDGELDLGPWQEIFYAEFDGQRNKRVILKAFGITNE from the coding sequence ATGTCGATAGATAGAGAGGTTTTTGGTAATAAAGTAAAAAGTGTTACTAAATATTTATGGTTTAATACAAAAAAGCCTATTGAAATTATACATATTACGGATGAAGTAAGAAATTTTGTAAGAGAATCCAAAGTTATTGATGGATATGTAATGGTTTCTGCAATGCATTTAACAGCAGCTGTGTATATTAATGATTATGAATCAGGTTTAATTGAGGATATAAAAGAATGGTTAGAAAAATTAGCTCCTCAAGATTATCCTTATAAACATCATAGAACTGGTGAAATAAACGGGCATGCACATTTAAAAAATTTGATTATGCATCATCAAATAATAGTGCCAATAACAGATGGAGAACTTGATTTAGGACCATGGCAAGAAATTTTTTATGCAGAATTTGATGGTCAAAGAAATAAACGAGTTATTCTAAAGGCTTTTGGTATAACAAATGAATAA
- a CDS encoding transporter substrate-binding domain-containing protein: MKKLLVVLIMVVSIITIFGGKIEEIQKRGVLLVGQDPAYAPFYGVNTKGERIGYEVDLAKMMAEVLGVKLKFVITNWDGIIPALLADKFDFVLAGMTITPERAIKVNFSTSYYETGQTIFYNTQKYPNGITIDELKKMGKKAKIAVQLGTTGEFAARKFFPEAQILTFETVDAAAYQIITKKADVLVFDELYYGSISKKYASIKTIGKLLNKEKLGIAVKKENLDLLLWINTFIECKKTDGTLDQLKQKWMVDYDWGE, translated from the coding sequence ATGAAAAAGTTATTGGTTGTATTGATTATGGTCGTTTCCATTATTACTATTTTTGGCGGTAAAATTGAAGAAATTCAAAAACGTGGAGTATTATTAGTTGGTCAAGATCCAGCATATGCACCATTTTATGGTGTAAATACTAAAGGTGAAAGAATAGGTTATGAAGTTGATTTGGCTAAAATGATGGCAGAAGTTTTAGGCGTTAAGTTGAAATTTGTTATTACAAATTGGGATGGTATAATTCCAGCATTATTAGCCGATAAATTTGATTTTGTATTAGCTGGTATGACAATAACTCCTGAAAGAGCTATAAAAGTTAACTTTTCAACTTCATACTATGAAACTGGACAAACTATATTTTATAATACACAAAAATATCCAAATGGTATCACTATAGATGAACTTAAAAAAATGGGTAAAAAAGCTAAAATAGCTGTTCAATTAGGAACAACTGGTGAATTTGCGGCAAGAAAGTTTTTCCCGGAAGCACAGATATTAACTTTTGAAACAGTTGATGCTGCAGCATATCAAATAATAACTAAAAAAGCGGATGTATTAGTATTTGATGAATTATATTATGGATCAATTTCAAAAAAATATGCATCAATAAAAACTATTGGTAAATTATTGAACAAAGAAAAATTAGGTATAGCTGTAAAAAAAGAAAATTTAGATTTATTATTATGGATAAACACATTTATAGAATGTAAAAAAACAGATGGAACATTAGATCAATTAAAACAAAAATGGATGGTAGACTACGATTGGGGTGAATAA
- a CDS encoding NfeD family protein: MLEWQFWIILGIIFIILEIITPTFFFFWFGLSAFITSILGIFITNKIITSIIFIVLSTILWLFSRKIVKKWIKPVQNKNFHLDELIGKIGIALTDFDKENSGIVKVFSEEWRAYSENEEIKKGDKVIILKRTSNILIVKKQL; the protein is encoded by the coding sequence ATGCTAGAATGGCAATTCTGGATAATATTGGGGATTATTTTTATAATACTTGAAATTATTACACCAACTTTTTTCTTTTTCTGGTTCGGCTTGAGTGCTTTTATAACTTCAATTCTAGGAATATTTATCACAAATAAAATTATCACATCTATTATTTTTATTGTTTTATCTACTATTTTATGGCTATTTTCGAGAAAAATTGTAAAAAAATGGATAAAACCTGTTCAAAACAAAAATTTCCATCTTGATGAATTAATCGGGAAAATCGGTATCGCTCTTACAGATTTTGATAAAGAAAATTCTGGAATAGTTAAGGTATTTAGTGAGGAATGGAGAGCGTATTCGGAAAATGAAGAAATAAAAAAAGGGGATAAAGTTATCATTTTAAAGAGAACTTCAAATATCTTAATTGTAAAAAAACAACTTTAA
- a CDS encoding YqeG family HAD IIIA-type phosphatase — MSQTTAKSRKNYYKYIPIPYEHHSTIFDIDYEKLKKFGFSTILFDYDFTLAPWKQQIDEKTVKLFNKLISMGFKIAVVSNGPEERINNVKEKTYGKVKIYWRMKKPFSKKLKKVLEDINSKPEETVLIGDLFFTDILVGNKNRLYTILVNPYTYEIDSFYKKTVAIISKITYFIFFYTLGWFFRVMDLAVPNEFVDSVFDIDYKKLKNKNYQLLIFDFDNTLTTWRSEKLPEEIIKLFEKISKDFKIMIASNGKEYRFEGIKEQLVKYNIKVMGYSLKPFTFRIKKRIKEFGIESTHVALIGDQLFTDIIAGNKNGFYTIKVKPLSNKERFFTKILRFFEKISIKTMREKPKF, encoded by the coding sequence TTGAGCCAAACAACGGCGAAGTCTAGGAAAAATTATTATAAGTATATTCCAATTCCATATGAACATCATTCTACGATTTTTGATATAGACTATGAAAAATTAAAAAAATTTGGATTTTCTACAATTTTATTTGATTATGATTTTACATTAGCTCCATGGAAACAACAAATAGATGAAAAAACAGTTAAATTATTTAATAAACTTATTAGCATGGGATTTAAAATAGCAGTTGTATCCAATGGACCTGAAGAAAGAATTAACAATGTAAAAGAAAAAACTTATGGAAAAGTAAAAATTTATTGGAGAATGAAAAAACCGTTTTCAAAAAAACTAAAAAAAGTATTAGAAGATATAAATTCAAAACCAGAAGAAACAGTATTAATAGGTGATCTTTTTTTTACAGATATTTTAGTAGGTAATAAAAATAGATTATATACGATTTTAGTTAATCCTTATACATATGAGATAGATTCTTTTTACAAAAAAACAGTTGCTATAATATCAAAGATTACTTACTTTATATTTTTTTATACATTGGGTTGGTTTTTTAGAGTTATGGATTTAGCTGTTCCAAATGAATTTGTAGATTCTGTTTTTGATATAGATTATAAAAAATTAAAAAATAAGAATTATCAATTATTAATATTTGATTTTGATAATACTTTAACAACATGGCGTTCTGAGAAATTACCTGAAGAAATAATAAAATTATTTGAAAAAATATCAAAAGATTTTAAAATTATGATTGCTTCAAATGGTAAAGAATACAGATTTGAAGGAATCAAAGAGCAATTGGTAAAATATAATATTAAAGTAATGGGGTATTCATTAAAACCTTTTACTTTTAGAATAAAAAAAAGAATTAAAGAATTTGGAATTGAATCAACACATGTTGCATTAATAGGGGATCAACTTTTTACTGATATAATTGCAGGAAATAAAAATGGATTCTATACTATAAAAGTGAAACCATTGTCAAATAAAGAAAGATTTTTTACAAAAATTTTAAGATTTTTCGAAAAAATTAGTATAAAAACAATGAGAGAAAAACCTAAATTTTAG